A portion of the Leptospira broomii serovar Hurstbridge str. 5399 genome contains these proteins:
- the rfaE2 gene encoding D-glycero-beta-D-manno-heptose 1-phosphate adenylyltransferase yields the protein MNIIQSCLDKIISFSEASAIANRVRKTHKIVFTNGVFDLMHKGHLTYLAQASELGDFLWIGLNSDSSVKKIKGPERPINPEEDRAFLLVCLSFVSAVTVFAEETPIELISRIRPDIHTKGGDYDRETLPETPLVRSLGGEVQILPFIQGFSSTEIIRKIRGV from the coding sequence TTGAACATAATTCAATCCTGTTTGGATAAAATTATATCGTTTTCGGAGGCCTCGGCGATTGCAAATCGCGTTCGTAAAACTCATAAAATCGTATTTACGAACGGTGTCTTCGATTTGATGCATAAAGGACATCTAACGTACCTTGCCCAGGCCTCAGAACTGGGCGATTTTCTTTGGATCGGTCTCAATTCCGATTCTTCAGTGAAAAAAATCAAGGGGCCGGAAAGACCTATTAATCCGGAGGAGGATAGGGCTTTTCTTCTCGTGTGTCTTTCTTTCGTGAGTGCCGTTACCGTATTTGCGGAAGAAACCCCTATCGAACTGATTTCGAGGATTCGTCCCGATATTCATACCAAAGGTGGAGACTACGATAGAGAGACACTACCGGAAACCCCGCTTGTTCGTAGTCTTGGCGGAGAAGTCCAAATTCTTCCCTTTATTCAAGGTTTTTCGAGCACAGAAATCATCCGTAAGATTCGAGGAGTCTAA
- the rfaE1 gene encoding D-glycero-beta-D-manno-heptose-7-phosphate kinase, which yields MYSIKKHQYAAASSRLSKTKIIVLGDLILDEYLFGEVNRISPEAPVPVVWIRKEKTTLGGAGNVIKNLSRFGVQSVVLGRSGNDETAKTLSNLLTAEKTDARENKVIRSERVPTILKTRVIAGHQQVCRIDREETLSLTQEEESELIRAFADRIDQVDGVVLSDYDKGTLTPRLIHEVISLAVKKGKIVTVDPQVSHFFQYETASIMTPNHHEAGRALGRKLDSDQEVEIAAKEIAERLRSPSMMITRGEKGMSLYLAEEGKTHHIPTVAKEVFDVTGAGDTVISAYTAFCAAGLTELESALIANVAAGVVVGKLGAETVSLEELQLALEKRGLLR from the coding sequence TTGTACTCTATAAAAAAACATCAGTATGCCGCCGCTTCCTCAAGGCTCTCCAAGACAAAGATTATCGTTTTAGGAGATCTAATTCTCGACGAGTATTTGTTCGGCGAAGTAAATCGAATTTCTCCCGAAGCCCCGGTTCCCGTCGTCTGGATTCGAAAAGAAAAAACGACTTTAGGCGGTGCCGGGAATGTGATCAAAAATTTATCTAGATTCGGAGTGCAATCCGTCGTTCTAGGACGATCCGGAAACGACGAGACCGCTAAAACATTGAGTAATTTGTTGACCGCCGAAAAGACGGACGCAAGAGAAAACAAAGTGATTCGTTCCGAGAGAGTACCAACGATACTGAAAACAAGAGTGATAGCAGGTCATCAGCAAGTTTGTAGAATCGATCGAGAAGAAACACTTTCTTTAACCCAAGAGGAAGAGTCCGAATTGATTCGAGCATTCGCGGACCGAATCGACCAAGTGGACGGGGTTGTGCTATCGGATTATGATAAAGGGACTCTTACTCCTAGATTAATTCATGAAGTCATTTCATTAGCGGTAAAAAAAGGGAAAATCGTCACCGTCGATCCGCAGGTTTCTCATTTTTTTCAGTACGAAACTGCAAGCATCATGACTCCGAATCATCACGAGGCTGGGCGCGCTCTAGGAAGAAAATTGGATTCGGATCAGGAAGTAGAGATCGCCGCAAAGGAAATCGCGGAACGTCTCCGGTCCCCATCCATGATGATCACTCGCGGAGAAAAGGGAATGAGCCTCTATCTAGCTGAGGAAGGAAAAACTCATCATATACCGACAGTTGCCAAGGAAGTCTTCGACGTTACCGGCGCAGGAGATACTGTAATATCCGCATACACTGCCTTCTGCGCCGCGGGTTTAACGGAATTGGAATCGGCATTAATTGCAAACGTGGCGGCCGGAGTCGTCGTAGGTAAACTAGGAGCGGAAACCGTTTCACTGGAAGAGCTGCAATTAGCCTTGGAAAAAAGAGGTCTGCTTCGTTGA
- a CDS encoding C40 family peptidase, protein MKSRISIFILLCIFQHPLLADSFQDLLKDDFSRGQTLLIKNTVFQKIGKRSGDKDVLTITKKIIPWAILEGLPPEKVADLILKIDIAQTAGLSFEEAEDAIPPSATRDLSDEDFPYIALYLKETKLAGIREEVRNRFLEAALEKQWSGFSVLAGGRALSAGKLVDFPQNRLATRILKQFSPRGKKESFGRWEKDYKSVLDDKLEGGSYILLSNLKTVYNQGLNSKEPALGKARAIESSLNEIGQIIIGDRPKFEPVSEPPLVPNLPEPNEPSPEPSIIKQNWQTLSASMLRKVAGEWVGTPYKWAGAAKTGTDCSGFTYRALTDGRIGVPENRMSRASGAQTKLGISVTHNEMRAGDLIFFSASPNQTKVTHVGLVLSETEFAHASSSRGVIFDKVNSKWWLDRFVLSRRLFRTVID, encoded by the coding sequence ATGAAATCAAGAATTTCTATCTTTATTCTGCTTTGTATTTTTCAGCATCCCTTGCTTGCAGATTCGTTTCAAGATCTACTAAAGGATGATTTCTCCAGAGGGCAGACCTTACTGATCAAGAATACTGTCTTTCAAAAAATCGGAAAAAGATCCGGCGATAAAGATGTCCTGACAATCACTAAGAAAATCATCCCTTGGGCAATTTTGGAAGGTTTGCCGCCGGAGAAGGTAGCGGATCTAATTTTAAAAATTGATATCGCGCAAACTGCGGGACTTAGTTTTGAAGAAGCGGAAGACGCAATTCCTCCTTCTGCTACTCGAGATCTTAGCGATGAAGATTTTCCTTACATTGCGTTGTATTTAAAAGAAACAAAATTGGCGGGTATTCGAGAGGAGGTTCGAAATCGATTTCTGGAAGCCGCGTTAGAGAAACAATGGTCCGGATTTTCCGTTCTAGCGGGTGGACGAGCCCTTTCCGCCGGAAAGCTGGTCGATTTTCCGCAAAATAGACTTGCGACAAGGATTCTGAAACAATTTAGTCCGCGTGGCAAAAAGGAAAGCTTCGGGCGTTGGGAAAAAGATTATAAATCGGTTTTGGACGATAAGTTGGAGGGAGGGTCGTACATTCTTCTTTCAAATCTGAAGACGGTGTACAACCAAGGTTTGAACTCGAAAGAACCTGCATTAGGTAAAGCGAGAGCGATAGAAAGCTCGTTAAACGAAATAGGTCAAATTATAATCGGAGATCGTCCGAAATTCGAACCGGTTAGCGAACCGCCTTTAGTTCCGAATCTTCCCGAACCGAATGAACCGTCGCCCGAACCGAGCATTATAAAACAAAATTGGCAAACCTTATCGGCATCTATGTTACGTAAAGTTGCCGGAGAATGGGTGGGAACTCCTTATAAATGGGCAGGGGCTGCAAAAACAGGCACGGACTGCTCCGGATTTACGTATAGAGCTTTGACCGATGGTAGAATCGGAGTCCCTGAAAATCGAATGTCCCGCGCCTCCGGCGCTCAGACAAAACTCGGAATCTCCGTCACTCATAATGAAATGAGGGCCGGAGATTTAATTTTCTTTTCCGCATCGCCCAACCAAACGAAAGTAACGCATGTCGGATTAGTGCTTTCGGAAACTGAGTTTGCACACGCTTCCTCTTCTCGCGGAGTAATTTTCGATAAGGTCAATTCGAAGTGGTGGTTGGATCGCTTCGTACTCTCAAGACGGTTATTTCGGACTGTGATCGATTAA
- a CDS encoding cob(I)yrinic acid a,c-diamide adenosyltransferase, which translates to MKIYTKKGDTGTTSLANGLRVSKADDRVELYGTADELNSSLGVATSFLKSDSKLRISLERIQNLLFELGSELAGYKKDDGTSCLLEEDTLQLEREIDDWQNSLSPLKHFILPGGSQASALLHVSRTLTRRLERELVKAKDSGVEIYPETLKFLNRLSDHLFVAARYANFESNIKEPQWQSRAKGN; encoded by the coding sequence ATGAAAATCTACACTAAAAAGGGCGACACTGGGACAACTTCCCTTGCTAACGGATTGAGAGTTTCCAAAGCAGACGACCGCGTTGAATTGTACGGAACCGCAGACGAATTGAATTCTTCCTTAGGTGTGGCGACTTCATTTCTGAAGTCGGACTCTAAATTAAGAATTAGCCTAGAACGAATCCAAAATCTTTTATTTGAATTAGGATCCGAACTCGCAGGTTACAAAAAGGATGACGGCACTTCCTGCTTGTTGGAAGAAGATACTCTCCAGTTGGAACGAGAAATCGATGATTGGCAAAATTCCCTCTCCCCACTCAAGCATTTTATACTGCCAGGAGGTTCTCAGGCCTCGGCGCTTCTACATGTAAGTCGTACTCTTACCCGTAGGCTCGAAAGAGAATTAGTAAAGGCGAAGGATTCGGGCGTGGAGATCTATCCGGAAACTCTGAAATTCCTAAACCGTCTCTCGGATCATTTATTCGTAGCCGCCAGATATGCAAATTTCGAATCCAATATAAAGGAGCCTCAATGGCAGTCGAGAGCCAAGGGAAATTAA
- a CDS encoding LON peptidase substrate-binding domain-containing protein, with the protein MPSVSTTTIPIFPLPGIILFPGTFLPLHIFEPRYRMMLDYCSESGEEMAVAPIRMDSLKKQDPHPEIESVFGWGTIIRRDPLPDGRSNILLEGKGIAKLSGYEVMDPFRIGIIEKIPSETKYTQEDVFRDVFDKILSLTKRILLAEGAQEDLILRMNELWNHPFPIDFISSILNFEFQKKQEILSHPDPIAKAKVLLWIVEEMNLGE; encoded by the coding sequence ATTCCTTCGGTGTCAACAACTACAATCCCTATCTTTCCCCTTCCCGGCATCATTCTATTTCCGGGAACGTTTCTTCCTCTACATATATTCGAACCCAGATATCGAATGATGTTGGATTATTGTTCCGAGTCGGGGGAAGAAATGGCGGTGGCTCCTATTCGAATGGATTCCTTAAAGAAGCAAGATCCTCATCCGGAGATCGAATCCGTTTTTGGCTGGGGAACGATTATCCGACGGGATCCCCTTCCGGATGGAAGATCGAATATTCTTCTCGAAGGGAAAGGTATCGCTAAACTAAGCGGATACGAGGTTATGGATCCGTTTCGAATCGGAATCATCGAGAAAATTCCCTCTGAGACTAAATATACTCAGGAAGACGTTTTTCGAGACGTTTTCGATAAGATACTTTCATTAACGAAGCGAATCCTCTTAGCCGAAGGCGCACAGGAAGATCTGATTTTGCGAATGAACGAACTCTGGAATCATCCCTTTCCGATTGATTTCATTTCTTCAATTTTAAATTTCGAATTCCAGAAAAAGCAGGAGATTCTCTCTCATCCGGATCCGATCGCGAAAGCGAAAGTATTACTCTGGATCGTAGAGGAAATGAATTTGGGAGAATGA
- a CDS encoding flagellin N-terminal helical domain-containing protein produces the protein MIINHNISALRTNNVLKTVNQDQDKVAEKLSTGMRINRAGDDALGFAVSERMRTQIRGIAQAERNVMDGVSFIQVTEGNLEQVNNILQRLRELSVQTSNGIYSDDDRKLVQLEVDQLIDEVDRLGKTAEFNKIRPLSGAYSKESKNPIQLHVGPNQNEKLEIFVDAMNAAALQLESNGKKQTLSTPASSNSMIGILDNAIQRVNKQRSDLGAYYNRLEITAEGLQANYINMVSAESRVRDADVAEHIVEFTKNQILTKSGVAMLAQANMRPEQVVKLLSERFG, from the coding sequence ATGATAATCAATCACAACATCAGCGCTCTTCGTACGAATAATGTACTGAAGACAGTAAACCAAGATCAAGATAAAGTCGCAGAAAAGCTTTCTACCGGAATGCGTATAAATCGTGCCGGAGATGATGCATTAGGATTTGCAGTATCGGAAAGAATGAGAACTCAAATTCGAGGTATCGCTCAGGCGGAACGAAACGTAATGGATGGGGTCTCCTTTATCCAAGTTACGGAAGGAAACCTGGAGCAAGTGAATAATATTCTGCAAAGATTGAGAGAACTTTCCGTTCAGACTTCAAACGGAATCTACTCGGACGATGATCGAAAATTGGTTCAACTTGAAGTCGATCAACTGATAGACGAAGTGGATCGATTGGGAAAAACGGCCGAATTTAATAAGATTCGTCCGTTAAGCGGAGCTTATTCGAAGGAATCCAAGAATCCCATCCAGCTTCACGTCGGCCCGAATCAGAATGAGAAACTCGAAATTTTCGTGGACGCCATGAATGCCGCTGCTTTGCAATTAGAAAGCAACGGGAAAAAGCAGACTTTATCCACTCCGGCTTCTTCCAATTCGATGATCGGCATTTTGGATAATGCAATCCAAAGAGTCAATAAGCAGAGGTCCGATTTAGGAGCTTACTACAACCGATTAGAGATTACCGCGGAAGGTTTGCAGGCAAATTACATTAATATGGTTTCGGCGGAAAGTCGTGTTCGAGACGCGGACGTCGCGGAACATATTGTGGAATTTACGAAAAATCAAATACTGACTAAGAGCGGCGTTGCGATGCTTGCGCAAGCAAACATGCGCCCCGAACAGGTCGTAAAACTTTTGAGTGAGAGATTCGGCTGA
- a CDS encoding peptide MFS transporter, which translates to MAVESQGKLRHPKGLFILFLVEMWERFSFYGMRALLVLFLTKEWLLSDPEANRIYGVYNGLVYLTPIFGGFLADRFLGYRSSIFLGGLLMMFGHLSLAIDGSITFFLGLALLILGNGFFKPCISTVVGRIYELEGKSDLKDSGFTIFYFGINTGAVLGTWACANIADIYGWHYGFGVAAVGMLTGLLIFAFLGRKIAGEAFLPGKDKNSKIGSEGSQLDSSSTGLVTAGRIRAILVFSSVTIVFWASFEQMGSSLNLIIDRYVDRNFYGWEIPAANYQSLNPIFVILFSLGISWAWRKLEASGIHVSSVTKFCSALITLACGFLILSVVTSVSSGKFSSGWIVLAILFHTIGELLISPVGLSLITKLAPARMASMMMGIFFLSSFFGHVIAGELAGLMGGRENLSVFFLIFVIFPGLVGIFLFLFRKKLEYWMHGVR; encoded by the coding sequence ATGGCAGTCGAGAGCCAAGGGAAATTAAGACATCCGAAAGGACTTTTTATTCTTTTCTTAGTCGAGATGTGGGAAAGATTTTCCTTTTACGGAATGCGTGCATTGCTCGTTTTGTTTCTGACTAAGGAATGGCTGCTTTCCGATCCTGAGGCAAACCGAATTTACGGAGTCTACAACGGACTTGTATATCTAACTCCGATCTTCGGAGGATTTCTAGCGGATCGTTTTTTAGGTTATCGATCCTCCATCTTTCTTGGAGGACTGTTGATGATGTTCGGACACCTCTCCTTAGCCATCGATGGAAGCATTACTTTTTTTTTAGGCTTGGCTCTTTTGATCCTAGGGAACGGATTCTTTAAGCCCTGTATTTCGACTGTGGTTGGTAGAATTTACGAATTGGAAGGAAAGTCCGATTTAAAAGATTCAGGTTTTACGATTTTCTATTTCGGAATCAATACTGGCGCCGTACTAGGAACCTGGGCCTGCGCTAATATCGCCGACATTTACGGTTGGCACTACGGATTCGGAGTCGCAGCCGTCGGAATGCTGACCGGATTACTTATCTTCGCCTTTCTAGGGAGGAAGATCGCAGGAGAAGCCTTCCTTCCCGGAAAAGATAAAAATTCGAAGATCGGATCCGAAGGTTCGCAACTGGATAGTTCATCGACTGGCCTTGTTACCGCCGGAAGAATACGGGCCATTCTGGTTTTTTCCAGCGTGACGATCGTTTTTTGGGCGTCGTTCGAACAGATGGGTTCCTCTTTGAACCTAATCATTGATCGATATGTGGATCGAAATTTCTACGGTTGGGAAATTCCGGCAGCTAATTACCAATCCTTAAATCCTATTTTTGTAATCTTATTTTCGTTAGGAATCTCTTGGGCCTGGAGAAAGTTAGAGGCCTCGGGAATTCACGTTTCAAGCGTCACTAAATTTTGCTCGGCATTAATCACCTTAGCCTGCGGTTTCTTGATTCTTTCCGTCGTAACTTCGGTATCGTCAGGTAAATTCTCTTCCGGGTGGATCGTTCTTGCGATTTTATTTCATACAATCGGAGAGCTTTTGATTTCACCAGTCGGCTTGTCTTTGATCACAAAACTTGCTCCGGCTAGAATGGCATCCATGATGATGGGAATTTTTTTTCTTTCTAGCTTCTTCGGACACGTTATTGCCGGCGAGTTGGCCGGCCTTATGGGTGGACGGGAAAACCTATCCGTCTTCTTTTTGATCTTCGTCATTTTCCCGGGACTCGTAGGAATCTTCTTATTTCTATTTCGGAAAAAATTAGAATATTGGATGCACGGGGTAAGATGA